The Coffea arabica cultivar ET-39 chromosome 1e, Coffea Arabica ET-39 HiFi, whole genome shotgun sequence genome has a window encoding:
- the LOC113735644 gene encoding DNA replication licensing factor MCM7, with the protein MAAMDNLDFDRDKDLAKDFLSHFADPDGEAKYMNMLQDVANHKMKAVHIELEDLVNYKDLDEDFLRRVTENTRRYIQIFANAIDELMPEATEPFPDDDQDILMTQRSEEGTENADGSDPQQQMPPEIKRYFEVYIRASPKGRPFTIREVKASYIGQLVRISGIVTRCSDVKPLIQVAVYTCEECGFEIYQEVTSRVFMPLFECPSQRCKINKTKGNLIHQLRASKFLKFQEAKIQELAEHVPKGHIPRTMTVHFRGELTRKVSPGDVVELSGIFLPIPYTGFRAMRAGLIADTYLEAMSVTHFKKKYEEYELRGDEEEQILRLAEDGDIYNKLARSLAPEIFGHEDIKKALLLLLVGAPHRKLKDGMKIRGDVHICLMGDPGVAKSQLLKHIINVAPRGVYTTGKGSSGVGLTAAVQKDPVTYEMVLEGGALVLADMGICAIDEFDKMDESDRTAIHEVMEQQTVSIAKAGITTSLNARTAVLAAANPAWGRYDLRRTPAENINLPPALLSRFDLLWLILDRADMDADLEMARHVVYVHQNKESPALGFTPLEPSVLRAYISAARKLSPSVPRELEEYIATAYSSIRQEEAKSNTPHSYTTVRTLLSILRISAALARLRFSDTVAQSDVDEALRLMQMSKFSLYSEDRQRSGLDAISDIYSILRDEAARANRMDISYAHALNWISRKGYSEAQLKECLEEYAALNVWQIHPHTFDIRFIDA; encoded by the exons TACAAGGACTTGGATGAAGACTTCCTTAGGCGGGTCACGGAAAATACCCGGCGTTACATACAAATTTTTGCCAACGCAATTGATGAGCTCATGCCTGAGGCCACCGAGCCCTTCCCTGACGATGATCAAGATATCCTAATGACCCAGAGGTCCGAGGAAGGAACTGAGAATGCCGATGGTTCCGATCCCCAGCAGCAGATGCCTCCTGAAATCAAACGTTATTT TGAAGTTTACATCAGAGCATCTCCAAAAGGAAGGCCTTTCACAATCAGGGAGGTGAAGGCTTCGTACATTGGCCAGCTCGTGAGAATATCGGGGATTGTTACGCGTTGCTCTGATGTGAAGCCACTGATTCAAGTAGCTGTTTATACTTGTGAAGAATGTGGATTTGAAATTTACCAG GAGGTTACTTCTAGAGTTTTTATGCCTCTGTTTGAGTGCCCATCCCAACGCTGCAAgataaataaaactaaaggcAACCTTATCCACCAACTCAGAGCATCAAAGTTTTTGAAGTTTCAGGAG GCAAAAATCCAGGAATTGGCAGAACATGTCCCCAAAGGTCATATTCCTCGAACAATGACAGTCCATTTCAGGGGAGAACTCACAAGGAAG GTATCTCCTGGAGATGTGGTTGAGTTATCAGGGATCTTCCTTCCCATTCCTTACACTGGATTCAGAGCCATGCGGGCTGGTTTAATTGCAGATACGTACTTGGAAGCCATGTCTGTTAcccatttcaagaaaaaatatgaGGA ATATGAACTCAGAGGAGATGAGGAAGAACAGATATTGCGCTTAGCTGAGGATGGTGATATTTACAATAAGTTGGCACGCTCTTTAGCTCCGGAAATTTTTGGACATGAAGATATTAAGAaagctcttcttcttcttctagttGGTGCTCCTCATCGGAAATTAAAGGACGGTATGAAG ATTAGAGGAGACGTACATATTTGTTTGATGGGCGATCCAGGTGTTGCAAAAAGTCAGCTTCTTAAGCACATAATTAATGTTGCACCAAGAGGAGTATACACCACTGGCAAAGGAAGCAGTGGAGTTGGTCTAACTGCAGCCGTTCAGAAGGACCCAGTGACATATGAAATGGTTCTCGAAGGTGGAGCATTG GTTTTAGCTGACATGGGTATATGCGCTATTGATGAATTTGACAAGATGGACGAATCTGATCGAACAGCGATACATGAAGTAATGGAGCAGCAGACTGTGAGTATTGCAAAGGCTGGGATTACAACATCTTTGAATGCGAGGACCGCTGTCCTTGCTGCTGCTAATCCAGCATG GGGAAGATATGACTTGCGAAGAACACCAGCCGAAAACATCAATCTCCCTCCAGCGCTGTTATCAAGATTTGACCTTCTATGGTTGATCTTAGATAGAGCGGATATGGATGCTGATCTTGAAATGGCTAGGCATGTTGTATATGTCCACCAGAACAAAGAGTCTCCTGCTCTTGGATTTACTCCACTTGAACCATCTGTCCTGCG GGCCTATATATCGGCGGCAAGAAAACTGTCTCCTTCTGTCCCAAGGGAGTTGGAGGAGTATATAGCCACTGCATATTCCAGTATAAGGCAAGAGGAGGCAAAATCAAATACACCCCATTCGTATACCACTGTTAGAACCCTGCTCAGCATTCTCAGAATATCAGCT GCACTGGCTAGACTTCGGTTCTCCGACACTGTTGCTCAGAGTGATGTGGACGAGGCCCTAAGATTAATGCAAATGTCAAAGTTCTCTCTGTATTCAGAGGATCGCCAAAGATCAGGCTTGGATGCAATCTCAGATATATATTCAATCTTACGTGATGAAGCTGCAAGGGCAAACAGGATGGATATAAGCTATGCCCATGCCCTTAACTGGATTTCTCGAAAG GGATACAGTGAAGCCCAATTGAAAGAATGTTTGGAAGAATATGCAGCCTTGAACGTGTGGCAGATCCACCCGCACACGTTTGATATCCGATTCATAGATGCCTGA